Genomic DNA from Nocardioides aquaticus:
CCGTCACGCCATGACCAGCGCCTGGCGCGGAACCACCCCCAGCAGCTCGTACGTCGCGCGGCGTGCGCGCCGACACCGTCGACGTCCAGGGGCAGCCGGTCGACCATCGGGTTGCGGAGCGCGCCAGTGACCCCTGGGCGCGCGGAGCGTGCGAGTACCGCATCGGGCTAGGGCGGCCGTCAGCGTCGCCAAGCGGCCCTGCCCAGGCAATAGGCTCAGTCTCATGAAGTTCTTCCGACGACGGGCCGAAACGCCGAGAGAAGCCGCACTCGCGGAAGCGCGAAAGGCCACCGTCAAGACGCGTCGCGAGAACGAGAAGGCCGAGCGATATCGGGCCAACAAGCAAGGAAACCCCGCCAACCAGATGACGACGAACCAGTGGATCGGGGGTGGGAACTAGTGCCAGTTGCATGCGTCCTCAGGGACTAAGGCGGAGACGTCCGACGAGAAGCGCCCGTTCACTGCCGTGCGGAGGTACAACGACGCTTTCCACACCGGCGATCACGAGTCTGTCTACCGCATGCAAGTCGATCTCTGCCGCAACCTTTCGTTTGAGGACGGGCTGTCGATGCAGGTGAAGCAGTCCGCAACACGTTTCGGAGAGCCCCAGAACATCACGACGTTCAAGGCGAAGTTCGACCAAGAACTCGCGCTCGTGACCTACACCTTCGAGGACCGGCGCTCAACCGTCGAGGAGAGGCCTGGGTCCTCGACAGCAATGGCTGGCGATACGCCGACTGCTGAGACTCGCCCGACCGACCATGCCGCCAGTGGCTCGCCGTCAGCCGAAGACCTGGTCCTACCACGATCGGGCCGAGAGCCACCACGGTGCAGAGCAGGGTCATCACCATCGGGGTGGCCGGCCTCCCCGAACAACATGAGGTCCCACCCGCCACGTCGGGCGGTGAGGAACGACCACAGTCCACAATCAAGCAGGAAAACCATGGCGCGGTTGCGCTCCGGGTCATCGAACACCTGCTACGTACATCGTCGCTCCCGCAGCCGCATGCCTGCGTCCCTGGCCTTGGAGCCCCCGAACGCCCGGACTGTAGGCAGGACCAGGGCCACGACCAGCACCCAGAAAGACGGTTCCGATCGCGGGGCCGTACAGCCATCGGTCACCGGGTCGCTCGCGAGCCGATCGTCTGGGGGAGCTGCGCGCAGCGCGGCCATGGCCGAGCAGGGACGCGGCTCAGCAAGGGAGTGCATCTCGTGCATGCTGCGGAGTGTGAATCCCGCAGCATTGCCGGCCGAGGTCCTAGCCGACGTAGTGCGCGTGGTCGAGTCGGAGATCACTCTGCTCAGTCGCCTCCCCGGTGGCGTCAACGCCGGCGCGATGCGCGTCGAAGTGGCCGGACGAGCAGACGCAGTGCTCAAGGCAGCGCCTCGGACGCATTCCGAACAGTTGCGGGAGACATGGCGAGCCCAGAAGGTCGTCGAGCACATGCGTGGACTCGGCTACCCGACACCGGCCTGGCTCGGAGTGGGGGCCACCACCACTCATGTGTGGCACTTGATGGACTTCGTCGACGCGGTCCCCGCGCAAGAGCTGACGACGTCGCTCGCCGAGCAGTTGATACAGATCAACGCGCTGCAGGCTGGCCAGGCCAGCGAACCCCACGACCACTGGAGTTACGCGTGGCGGGTCGTGACCGGCCAGGAGGCCACCGTCGCCGGACTCTCCGGGTACTCCTCCGCAGTGTCGGCCTTGGTCGAGCGCCTGCTTCTTGCATGTGCCAACCTGCCGCCGCCACCACGGGCGCCCGACATGGTCCACGCAGATCTCAACCCGAGCAACGTCCTGACGCGTGGCGGAGTCGTGGTGGCGGTCGTGGACATCGAGAACGCAGGAAGCGGCACCCGCGCGACCGATCTCGTCACCCTCCAGTGGCACACGTTCCACGACCCGATGGACGGCGTCCGTAGCCGGTTGTGGACGAAGATCCTCGACCTGGTCGGCTGGGAGTGGGCTGCGGCACTCGTCGCAACACAGATCCTTCTGCAACTCGACTGGCGCATCCGCCGCGCGGACGGCGATGCCGTCGCAGAGGTCGTCCACCGGGGCCACGTCGCCTTCGACGAGCTGGACGCGCGTCGCTGACAGTCGCCTCACGTCACCATGCTCCGCAGCGGATGTAGCGAGTTCGTGACCGTCCGGCAGTCGGCACAGGCGGGCGGGTTCGCAAGCCACCCCGTCCAGGGAAGAAGGCCCCCCGCACTGCTTAAGGGCCGCGTTGGCAACGCTTGGACACCATCCCGCGGGTGGTCGGCCGGTTACCGTCCAGCGGTGGGCATTCGGAACTACCTGATCGAGGGCGTGTCGGGCACCGGAAAGACGTCGGTCTGCCACGAACTACGCCGTCGCGGCTTCCACGCCATCAACGGTGACACCGAGCTGGCCTACCAGGCGGACCCGGAGACGGGTGAGCCGACGGATGTTCCGTCCCACTGGCACCACCTGTGGCCCGTCCACAGGGTCCGAGCGCTGGTCGCCGACCAGAGTGAGCGCTTCACCTTCTTCTGCGGCGGCTCGCGGAACTTCGCGACGTTCCAGGACCTGTTCGACGGGGTCTTCGTCCTGGACACCGACCTGGAGACCTTGAACCGGAGACTCGATCAGCGACCGGAGCACGAGTTCGGCGCGCAGCAACCGGAACGCGACCTCATCCTGCGACTGCACCGGACGAAGGAAGACACCCCGAAGAACGGCATCCTGATCGATGCCACCGAACCGCTCGCCGACGTCGTCGACGAGGTTCTCCGCCGGGCGAGGGCGATCGCCAGCAGCAGTGCGGATCCCGCTGACTCTTCATCGCTCGACCGCCATCAGGCAGATCCTGACGAGAGGTGTCAGCCCCCGTCCGGCGACCCTCCCGGGCCACGGTCCTGATCTGGTCAGTCGATGCGGGCGCCTCGCCCCGCGCCGTGACACTCAGACGTACCGCACCGTCCGCCGCTCCCGGGTGAACCCCCACAGCCCCAGCCCGGCCTTCTTCGCCAGGTCCACCGACAGGCTCGTCGGCGCCCCCACCGCGGCCAGCGACCCCATCCCGGCGGCCACCGCCTTCTGCACCAGCTCGAACCCGGCCCGCCCGCTGACCACCAGGCACGCGTCGGCCACCGGGTCGCCGGCCAGCAGCCGGGCGCCGGTGACCTTGTCGACGGCGTTGTGGCGACCGATGTCCTCACGCACGACGAGCAGCTCTCCGGCTGCGGTGGCCAGGCCGGCGGCGTGGACGCCGCCGGTGCGGTCGAAGACCTGCTGGCGCTCGCGCAGGCGGTCGGGAAGGCCGCGGACGACAGACGGCGACGGCAGCTCTCCGGTCCAGGCGGAACCGTGGGCGACCGAGAGGGCCGCGTCCAGGCTGTCGGCGCCGCAGACGCCGCAGGCCGAGGACCCGGCCGAGACCGCCGTGCTACGGGGGCCGGGCTCGTGCGGCGGGGGAGCGCGCAGGGTCAGCGTGACCACGTTGAACTCCTGCTCGGGGTCCAGGCTCTCGTCGGTGCAGTAGGCCACCCGCGCCACGTCGTCCAGCGTCGCGACCAGACCCTCGTGGCGTGCCCATCCGGCGGCGAGCTCGAAGTCGTGGCCGGGGGTCCGCATGGTCACCCAGACCCGGTGCGCCTCGCGGCCGGGCCACTCCAGGCGTACCTCCAACGGCTCCTCGGTGGCGAGCCGGTCCTCGTGCCGCTTCTCGCGGGTGCCGTCAGGGGCGTCGTCGTCCGCGAGCTGCTCGACGACCCGAGTCCGCACGGTCGGCCCGGGGCGCCGCGCCCGCGACCCACCGGCCGCACCCGCGCTCACGCCGTCACCTCGACCCCGAAGGCCCGGGCCACGGCACGCTGGCGGTCCAGGTCGTCCAGGTTGTCGACCACCCGCCGGCGTACGGGCGGGGGCACGTCGGGGTGCTCGAGCAGACCGTGCAGCAGCTTGGCGCTGGCGTCGTCGAGGTGGGTGCGCGGGAAGAACGCCTCCGCCGCCAACGCCAGCAGCCACCCGCTGCGCACCGACGCGGTGGCGGGCAGGTCGGCGACGTAGCGCTCGACGTACGGTGCCGTCAGCGCCTGCTGGCCGGGACGCCACAGCCCGTGACCCGCGGCCTGGACCTCGTGGTTGGGCACGTCGGCCTCGGCGGTGAGGCGCTGCCAGGCCCAGGCCTTGGCCTCCATGTCCGGCAGGGAGGCCACGGCCAGGGTGTGCGCGATCGTCGCGGTCGTGCTCGGGTCGGCCGCCAGGGTCCTGTCGAGCTCGTCGCGGTCGCTCGCCCCGATCTCGGCGAGCCGACCGAGCAGCCGCCACCGCAGGTCGGTGTCCAGGTCGACTCCCGCGGGCAGCCCATCGGGGGAGAGCCAGCGCCGCAGCAGGTCGGGGTCCTCGGCCGTGCGGACCGCACCGCGGACCACCCGCAGCCGGTCGTCCCCCTCCGCCGCCTCCAGCACTCCGAGCACGGCGTCGTGCACCCGGCGGGTCGAGCCGGCCGGCGCCAGCGGCAGCAGGGTCCCGGTGGTCCACGCGTCGACGTGGGTGCCGGTGTCGCCGAGGTCGGCCAGGTAGGGAGCCGCCACGACCAGGTCGACGACGGCGGCCGGGTCCAGCTGGGCGGCGTGGAAGCCGCTGCGCACGTTGTTCCAGGCCGCGGTGCGCAGCATCGGGTCGCTGGTGCGGGGGAGCACCCCGCGCAGCGCGGCCACGGTCGCGGCGTCGGCGCAGCTCGCCGCCCAGGTGTCCTCCGCCGCGTCGAGCACGACGGCCGCACCCGGCGGCACGTCCGGCAGGTCGGTCAGGTCCGCGGCCACCTCGACGGTCGACGTGGTCCAGCCGTGCTCCTCGGCGACGGCCACCACGACGGTGTGCTCGCGGACGGCCTCGTCGCCCGGGTCGCCGCACTCGCGCGGCCCGAGGCGCCGTACGGACGTCCCGCCCGACCCGTTCGACGGCCGCTCGACCCGCAGCGTGTCCAGGCCCGCGGTCCGCAGCCAGCTCCCGGTGAAGCCGGACAGGTCACCGGCGCCCGCGCCCTCCCACGACGCCACCAGGTCGGCCATGGTCGCGTTGCCGAACCGGTGCCGGGTCAGGTGGTCGACGACCCCGCCGAGGAACGCCTCGTCACCGATCCGCGAGGCCAGCTGCTTCAGCACCGTCGAGCCCTTGGCGTAGGAGATCCCGTCGAAGTCCTGCAGCGCCGCGACCGCGTCGGTGGCGCCGTTGCCGGCGACCGGGTGCGTGCTCGGGCGCTGGTCGGCGTGCAGCCCCCACTGGCGGCGCGCCTGCGAGCGCTGCGCCCACGCGTCGTCGTAGACCGTGGCGTCGGCGATCACCCGCCATCCGAGGTACTCCGCGAACGACTCGTTGAGCCACAGGTCGTCCCACCAGCGCGGCGTCACCAGGTTGCCGAACCACTGGTGCGCCATCTCGTGGGCCACCGTCGAGGCGCGGTTGACCCGCGCCGCGCGGGTGACGCGGTCGGGGAAGAGCATCTGGTCCCGGAAGGTCACGCAGCCGGGGTTCTCCATCGCGCCGGCGTTGAAGTCCGGCACGAACGCCTGGTGGTAGTCGCCGAAGGCGTAGCGGATCCCGAACAGCCGGTGCAGCTCGTCGAACGACTGCCGGGTCAGCGTGAACAGCTCCTCGGCCTCCGCCTCGAGCGCGCCTGCCAGGCTCGCGCGCGACGACAGGCCCAGCGCGATGCCGTCGTGCTGGTCGCTGACCAGGTGGTACGGCCCGGCCACCAGCGTGACGAAGTACGTCGACAGCGGCTGCGTCTCGGCCAGCTCCCACAGCGCGACGTCGCCGTCGTCCCCGGTCCGGGTCGCGCGGCCGTTGCCGACCACGACCCACTCCCGCGGGGCCCGCACCCGCAGCCGGTACGGCGCCTTCAGGTCGGGCTGGTCGAAGCAGGCCAGGACCGTGGGCGCGGCGTCCATGAACGACATGCCGTAGAGGTAGGCGCGACCGTCGGCCGGGTCGACGCTGCGGTGCAGGCCCTCGCCGTCGTTGCGGTAGGGCATCCGGGCCTCGACGACGACCTCGTGGTCACCGGCGGAGGTCTCCAGCGGCAGCCGGCCCTCGCGCAGCGACGCCGGGTCCAGCGGCGCCCCGTCCAGGGTCGCGGACAGCAGCTCGGCCGGCTTGAGGTCGAGGAACGTCGACCCGCCCGCGCTCGCGAACCGCACCACGGTCCGGGACCCGAAGGTCGCCGTCCCCGGGTCGTCGCCGCCCGCGAGGTCCAGCGCCAGGTCGTAGGAGTGCACGGCCAGCAGCGCGGCCCGCTGCTCGGCCTCGGTGCGCAGGAGGCTGCGGGAGGTGGACGCGCCGGAGGAGCTCATGGTCACCGAGCCTAGGCAGGGCCCCGCCGCTGCCGCGCGCCGGGCGACTGGACCAGACCAGCAACGCCTCTGGCAACCACCCGGCGGTGGGGTGCGTCACAGCCGGCAGCGCGTCCTCGCGCCCGCACCGTTCTCGGAAGGAGAACCCCATGTCCACTCCTCTGTCCCGTTCCCGCACCCGCCGACGGGCCGCCGTCGCCACCACCTCGCTGGCCGTCGTCGCCTCGTCGACGCTGCTGGCCCTCAGCGGCGGGCAGGGCTCCTGGGCCGCACCGGCCGAGGACTGCACGGAGGCGTTCCCGGTGGCCGAGGTCGCCCAGGGCGACGCCGTCACCGGCCTGACCGTCAGCGACGGGACCGACCCGGAGGGCTTCTCGGGCGAGGTCATCGGGGTCCTCGACGACGGGATCGCCCCGGGGCTCGACATGGTGCTGGCCCGGCTGAGCTCGCCCGAGATCGACCGGGTGGGCGGGATCTGGCAGGGCATGTCCGGCTCCCCGGTCTACGCCGCCGACGGCCGGTTGATCGGCGCGGTCGCCTACGGCCTGTCGTACGGCTCCTCGCCCGTCGCCGGCATCACGCCGTTCGAGGAGATGGACGACTACCTCGGTGACGCCGGGGCCCCGGTCCGCGTCGGGGTCGACGGGCGTACGGCCCGGGCCGTCGCCGCGGGCTCCTCCGTCAGCGCCGCCCAGGCCGAGCAGGGGCTGACCCGGCTGCCGATGCCGGTCAGCATCAGCGGGGTGTCGGCCCGGCGGCTGGCCGCGGTCCAGGACCGGGCCGGCGACCACGCCTACCTCGGCGACGGGGCCGTCGTCAGCGGTGCGCGCGTCGCCCGCGGGGGCGCCGCCGCGGTGGCCGCCGACGGTGACGACCTGGTCGCCGGCGGCAACCTGGCCGCGGCCGTCTACTACGGCGACGTGGACGCCGTCGGCGTCGGGACGGTGACCTCGGTGTGCGGTGACCGGGTGGTCGGGTTCGGGCACCCGTTCTCCTTCGCCGGCGACACCTCGCTCAGCCTGCACCCGGCCGAGGCGCTCTACATCCAGGAGGACTCCCTGGGAGCGCCGTTCAAGGTCGCCGGCGCGGGCGCCCCGGTGGGCACCGTGACCGACGACCGGCTGGCCGGGATCACCTCCACCTTCGGGCCCCTGCCCGCGTCGGCCACCATCACCTCCTCGGTGGCCTACGACGGCCGCAGCCGCACCGGCAGCACCGAGGTGAACCTCGACGAGGCCACCGCGGAGACCACCTTGTACGGCGTGCTGGCCAACCACGACCGGGTCCTGGACGGCGTCACCGGCGGCACCGAGCTGCAGACCGTCGAGATCACCGGTACCGACGGGGCGGGGGAGGCCTTCGCGGTCACCTACGCCGACCGCTACACCGCGCAGGACGACATCACCTTCGGCGCCCTCTTCGACGTGGCCGACACGGTCTACTCGCTGAGCCGGCTCGACGGCGTCGACCTCGACTCCGTGACCGTCGACTCCGACGTCACCGACGACACCTCGGTGTCCAGGATCAGCCGCGTCGAGCGCAAGGTCGGCGGCAGGTGGACCAAGCTCGGCCGTCGCACCCAGGTCGCCGCGGGGGACACCCTGACGCTGCGCGTCACCGTCACCTCCTCCGACGGGTCCGCGACCACCAAGAGGCTCTCCCTCGCCGTCCCGCGCAGCGCCGCGGGCGACCCGGCCTTCCTGTCGGTCGGCGGCGGCGACCGCCTCTACACCCGTCCCGGCAGGACGCTGGAGAAGGCGCTGGCCGGGTTGGAGGACCAGGTCCGCAACGACCAGGTGGCGGCGAGCATCAGCACCTACGAGCGGCGCCAGAAGGTCGTGGCACAGGCGGTCAGCGAGCCCGGTGACGAGGTCGTCCGCGGCGGCTCCGGCTACAGCCTCCGGATCACCCGCAGGTAGCCGGCACCCGGCACGACGCCCGACGGCGGCCCTGGTCCTCGGACCGGGGCCGCCGTCGTGGCTTGGGGGGTGGCTCAGAGCCGGACGAGCATCTTGCCCAGGTTGGCGCCGGAGAACAGCCCCAGGAAGGCGTCGACGGTCTGCTCCAGGCCCTCGAAGTACGTCTCGCGGGTGCGGACCGAGCCGTCGGCGACCCAGCCCGGGGCGCTGGCGTAGAAGTCGCCGGCGAGGTCGGCGTGGTCGCTGACGATGAAGCCGCGGATCGTCAGCTTGCGCGGCACGACGAGGCCGATCGTGCGCGGGCCGGGGGCGGGCTGCTGGTCGTTGTAGGTCGTGATCGCGCCGCAGGCCGCGACCCGGCCGAACTCGGCGAGGTGCAGCAGCGCGGCCTCGAGGTGCTCGCCGCCGACGTTGTCGAAGTAGACGTCCGCGCGCCCGCCGCCGGTGCGGTCCAGGGCGTCGCGCAGCAGGTGCGAGACCTTGCCGTCGTGGTAGTCGAAGGCCGCGTCGAAGCCGAGCTCCTCGGTCAGCCAGGCGACCTTCTCGGGCGACCCGGCGCTGCCGATCACGCGGGCGGCGCCGAGCTGGCGGGCGAACTGGCCGACCGCGGAGCCGACGGCACCGGCGGCGCCGGAGACGAAGACCGTCTCGCCCTCGGCCAGCGCGGCGATGCGACGCAGGCCGACGTACGCCGTCAGCCCCGGCATGCCGAGCACGCCGAGGTAGGCCGAGGCGGGGGCCCGCTCGACGTCGACGACGCGGACCGCGCCGGCGTCGAGGACCTCGGCGTCGCGCCAGGCGGCCCCGTGGCTGACGGTCGCGCCGACCGGGACGCGGTCCGAGGTCGACTCCTCGACGACGCCGACCGCGGCACCCAGCATCGGGGCCTCGAGCGCGTACGGCTCGGCGTAGGACTCGGTGTCGTTCATCCGGCCCCGCATGTAGGGGTCGACCGACAGCACGGTGTTGCGGACCCGGACCTGGTCGGGCCCGAGGTCGGGCAGGTCGACGTCGACCATGCGGAAGTCGTCGGTGGTGGGCAGCCCCGCGGGACGGCGGACGAGCTGGATCTGGCGTGCGGTTCGGGTGGTCATGTCCTGCATCCTGCCAGCCGCGCGACCGCCGCCCTGACCTGCGGCGGGGCCACGGCGCAGGCGTCGCCGACGTGCCCGAGGTCACCCCCTCGACGGGGAATGGTCGAGGCCCTCCCGACGCTAACCTGTCATCACCGTCCGACTTATTGGTCCATGACGGGAACCACCATCACCAGAGCGCGGCGCGAGCCGCGACGCCGGGCCCCCGCGGCCCACGAGAGGACTTGAGAATCATGACGACGCAGCAGTACGTGGCCCACGGCATCACCGAGGGGCGCGCCTGGTCGCGACAGGACCGGGCCCAGCTGCGCGACATCGAGCTCTCCCGTCCCGGCGCCCGTCGTGGCCTGCGCGCGTGGCGCCGCGAGGCCCGCGACGCCTGACCTCCGCGGCGCCGGGTGCTCCCGGTGGCAGGCTCGGGGCATGACCTCGAGCGCGGAGCAGCAGCAGCAGCAGCACGACGACACCTGGCGCGGCGTGGAGCTGCGCAGGATCGGGGCTGGCCGCTACCTGGCCAGCAACGGTCGTGGGGGAGTGCTCCCCGTGGGCCGCGGCGCGGACCCGGACTTCACCCCGGTCGAGCTGCTGCTGGCCGCCATCGCCGGATGCAGCGCGGTCGACATCGAGCTGGTCACCGGCAAGCGGGTCGACCCCGACCACGTGCACCTGGCCGTCGAGGGCCACAAGACCCGCGACCAGGACGGGAACCACCTGACCGGCCTGCGGGTCACCGTCGACCTCGGGTTCCCCGCGGGCGCCGACGGCGACCGCGCCCGATCGATGCTGCCGCGCGCGGTCGAGCAGACGCGCGACCGGCTGTGCACCGTCTCGCGGACCGTGCAGCTGGCCACGCCCGTGGACTACCACCTGGCAGACCCCGCCGACCCAGCCGACCCAGCAGCCCCCGCCGAACCCTCGTAGTGAGGCCTCGGCCGGGGCGGCGTCGGGCCGGCAGCGTCGACCGGCGCCGTCAGCCGATGGTGACGCCGGTGATCTCGACGGGCTCGGCCGGCGGGCCGTCGGGCGCGCCACCCTCGGCGCCGGCGTCCGCGACCTCCTGGACCACCGCGAGGCCCTCCTCGCTGATCGACCCGAACACGGTGTAGTCGGGGTCCAGCGGGCTGTCGTCGAAGACCATGAAGAACTGCGAGCCGTTGGTGTCGGGGCCCGCGTTGGCCATCGCGAGCGTGCCGGGGCCGTAGGTCTCCTCGCCGGTGAGCTCGTCGGGGAAGGAGTACCCGGGGCCGCCGGTGCCGGTGCCGGTCGGGTCGCCGCACTGGAGCACGAAGATGCCCGCGGTGGTCAGCCGGTGGCACGGGGTGTCGGTGAAGTAGTCCTGCTCGGCGAGGGACACGAACGAGTTGACCGTGCAGGGCGCGGCGTCCGCGTCGAGGGTGATCGGCACGTCGCCGGCGCTGGTCGTGATGGTCGCGCTGACCTCGCCGGTCTGGGTGGCGGTGGCCGGCGGGGCGTCGACCTCCGTGGCGGCGGTGCCGGCGGAGGGGTAGGCGCAGCTCTCGCCCTCGGCGGCGGCCGGCTCCTCGGTCGCGGTCGTGTCGTCCCCGCCGCAGGCGCTCAGGCCCGCGGAGAGAGCGACCAGCACGGCGGCGGCGGAGAGCGGGCGGCGGACGGAACGGCGCAGGGGGCGGATCATGCCGCGATCGTAGGTGGGCGGTGGGAGCCCGGCCGCGGTCGGGTGGGCGCCCGTACGGCCCGTGGTCAGCCCCGGTCAGTCCGGTGTGGCGGTGTGGTCGGGCCGGCCGCGGGTGCGCCGGTCCTCCTTCATCTCGGCCTCGAACAGGTGCCGCCGCCCGCCGACCAGCTCGTCGCGGGCGCGTCGTTCGGCGTCCTTGACCGCCGCGTAGTAGCCGTCGTCGTACTCCTCGACGACCTGGAAGCTCCAGCGGCCCTCGAGGATGTTGCGGCCGATGACGTCCTGCTCGACGGCGTCGGCGAGGTCGGTGTGCCCGGCCTCGCGCAGCTCGTCGGCGGCCTTGCTCAGGGTCAGGTCGGCGGTGCCGCAGAGCCGGTGGAAGGCGTAGAGGTGGCCGCGCGCGTGCTCGACCACCTCCAGCGCCTCCGAGAGCGTGCCGAGGGCCTCGACGGTGGCGTCGCTGACGCCCGCCGGTCGACGGTGCTCCTCGGCCGGACGCTCGGGGGAGGGGTGGTCCTCGGTCACCCGAGGACCGAGGCGGCGTCGGCCGAGGCCGGGTCCGCCTCGATGGCGTCGACCAGCTTGGTGATCTCGTCCTCGGACGGGTCGATGTCGGTCTCGCCGAACGCGGAGCGGAGCTCCTTCTCGGTGGTGCCCTCGGTGGCGCCGTCCTGGTAGGAGACGACACGCTGGACGACGGCCTGCATGGCTTCGAGCTCTTCGCTGCTTCGGGTCATGCCGCGAACCTACGGGCGTCCGCGGGCAGGCATCCCCACCCCCACGGGTTCGGCGTCGGGGACGTCCCGTGCGCGGGGCCGGTTCACATCTCCTCGTGGGTGTCGGGGTCGCCGCCGAACAGCCGGCCGTCGGGCCTGGCGAGCCCGGTGACCGCGGCCATCTCGGAGTCGTCGAGCGCAAAGCCGAGCACGTCGAGGTTGGCGCGCTGCCGCTCCGGGGTGGCGGACTTGGGGAGCGGGACGGCGCCGAGCTGGACCTGCCAGCGCAGGATCACCTGGCCGGGGGTGACGCCGTGGCGCTCGGCCGCGTCGGCCACCGGCGGCTCCGTGAACGGCGCCTGCCGCTTGCCCAGCGGGCTCCAGGAGCAGGTACGGATGCCGCGGCGCTCGTTCTCGGCGCGCATCTGCTCCTGCGGGAAGTACGGGTGCAGCTCGATCTGGTTGACCGCCGGGGTGACACCGGTGGCCTCGATGACCCGGTCGAGGTGGGTCGGGGTGAAGTTCGAGACGCCCACGGAGCGGATCAGGCCCTCCCGCTGGCAGTCGACCAGGGCACGCCAGGCCTCCACGTAGGAGTCGACCGACGGGTTCGGCCAGTGGATGAGGTGCAGGTCGATCTGCTCGACGCCGAGGCGGCCGAGGGACTCGTGCACGCTGGCCACGGCGTCGTCGTACCCGTGGTGGCGCCCGGGCAGCTTGCTGGTCAGCACGACCTCCTCGCGGGGGACGCCCGAGCGGCGCAGCGCCTCGCCGACCTCGGTCTCGTTGCCGTAGTTCACGGCCGTGTCGAGCAGGCGGTAGCCGACCTCGAGCGCGCTCTGGATCGCGGTGATCCCGTCGTCGTCGGACAGCGGGTAGGTGCCGAAGCCGACCGCCGGGATCGTGGTGCCGTCGTTCAGCTCGTACGTCGGGAGGTCGATGGGGAGGTCATGGCGCCGAACCTAGGGGGCGCACCGACGGGGCGGTCGCCTGTGGGGGTGGGCTGTCGGCGGTCCGTCGTAGACAGGTCGGGTGGCGGACCCTGACGAGAGCGAGTGCCTGCTGTGCTTCCTGCGGCGGGCGGTGGTCGAGGACGGCTGCGCGCACGACTGGGCGCACGCCGTGCGCTTCCGTGACGTCCGCGTGCCGGCGGCGGTCGGCCTGGAGCGACGCCTGCAGGACGTCGGCGCCCGCTGCGACTGCACCGTGCTGGAGCGCGGCTGGTGGCCGGAGCGGACGCTGTGGCAGCGCGACCTCGACACCGACGAGCTGACCGAGCCGGTCCCGTGGCCCGGGTGCGCCGGGGTGGGCGCCACCTCGGCCAGGCCGTGCGCGCACTGGGTGCGGCGGACCCGGTGGGACGTGCCGTCGGGCTGGTGACCCGGTGGAGTGCTGCTCAGGTCCGGCGCGCGCGGAGCCGTGCGAGCAGCCACCCGGCGGCGCCGGTGCACCACAGCGCCCAGGCCACCAGCACCGGCTGGAAGAACAGCCGGACCAGGCGCGCCTGGTCGGTGTCGAGCCCGAAGGCGTCCCGGCCCTCGACGTACTGGGCGACGTTGCCGGGGAAGACCGCGACGAACAGCGCGGCCGTGACCAGGCCGGCGCCGACGCGTGCCCGCGCGGCCCGGCCGGGCAGGAGGGTCAGCAGGAGTGCGGCGCCGACCAGGACCTCGACCACGCCGGAGGCGACCACGACCAGGTCGACGTCCAGCGGGACCCACGGCGGGACCTGCGCCCGGAACTCCGTGCGCAGGACGGTGACGTGGGCGGTCCCGGCGGCCACCAGGAACGCGCCGAGCACCGCCTGGGCGAGGGACCGGACGAGGGCGGCGGGGGAGGGGCGGGGCACGCCACCATCGTGCCCGGTCGCCCATCGCGGTCTGGCTACGCTCGGAGGGCATGAGGTCCTCCCTGCCCGCCCCGCTCGTGGCACTGACCGCACTGGCCGCGCTGACGGGCTGTGCCGCCGCGCCGGAGCGCGAGCCGGCCAGCGACCGGGTGCGCGACGTCGCGGCCCGCGTACCGGCCACCGGGGCGTCGACGCCACCGGCGCCGCAGGCGGACCCCGAGGCGGGGCAGCGCCTGGAGCCGACCGGCCCGGTCACCTCCGACGGCACCCCGCGCGCGGCGACGTTGAGCGTGCCCGACCTCGGGCTGCGTGACTTCCCGGTGCAGGCCTACCGGGGGACCACCGACGACGTGGCCGGCACGGTGATCCAGGACGCCGGCGACCTGGCCAGCCCGTAC
This window encodes:
- a CDS encoding SpoIVB peptidase S55 domain-containing protein, producing MSTPLSRSRTRRRAAVATTSLAVVASSTLLALSGGQGSWAAPAEDCTEAFPVAEVAQGDAVTGLTVSDGTDPEGFSGEVIGVLDDGIAPGLDMVLARLSSPEIDRVGGIWQGMSGSPVYAADGRLIGAVAYGLSYGSSPVAGITPFEEMDDYLGDAGAPVRVGVDGRTARAVAAGSSVSAAQAEQGLTRLPMPVSISGVSARRLAAVQDRAGDHAYLGDGAVVSGARVARGGAAAVAADGDDLVAGGNLAAAVYYGDVDAVGVGTVTSVCGDRVVGFGHPFSFAGDTSLSLHPAEALYIQEDSLGAPFKVAGAGAPVGTVTDDRLAGITSTFGPLPASATITSSVAYDGRSRTGSTEVNLDEATAETTLYGVLANHDRVLDGVTGGTELQTVEITGTDGAGEAFAVTYADRYTAQDDITFGALFDVADTVYSLSRLDGVDLDSVTVDSDVTDDTSVSRISRVERKVGGRWTKLGRRTQVAAGDTLTLRVTVTSSDGSATTKRLSLAVPRSAAGDPAFLSVGGGDRLYTRPGRTLEKALAGLEDQVRNDQVAASISTYERRQKVVAQAVSEPGDEVVRGGSGYSLRITRR
- a CDS encoding NADP-dependent oxidoreductase — protein: MTTRTARQIQLVRRPAGLPTTDDFRMVDVDLPDLGPDQVRVRNTVLSVDPYMRGRMNDTESYAEPYALEAPMLGAAVGVVEESTSDRVPVGATVSHGAAWRDAEVLDAGAVRVVDVERAPASAYLGVLGMPGLTAYVGLRRIAALAEGETVFVSGAAGAVGSAVGQFARQLGAARVIGSAGSPEKVAWLTEELGFDAAFDYHDGKVSHLLRDALDRTGGGRADVYFDNVGGEHLEAALLHLAEFGRVAACGAITTYNDQQPAPGPRTIGLVVPRKLTIRGFIVSDHADLAGDFYASAPGWVADGSVRTRETYFEGLEQTVDAFLGLFSGANLGKMLVRL
- a CDS encoding OsmC family protein; the encoded protein is MTSSAEQQQQQHDDTWRGVELRRIGAGRYLASNGRGGVLPVGRGADPDFTPVELLLAAIAGCSAVDIELVTGKRVDPDHVHLAVEGHKTRDQDGNHLTGLRVTVDLGFPAGADGDRARSMLPRAVEQTRDRLCTVSRTVQLATPVDYHLADPADPADPAAPAEPS
- a CDS encoding peptidylprolyl isomerase, with the translated sequence MIRPLRRSVRRPLSAAAVLVALSAGLSACGGDDTTATEEPAAAEGESCAYPSAGTAATEVDAPPATATQTGEVSATITTSAGDVPITLDADAAPCTVNSFVSLAEQDYFTDTPCHRLTTAGIFVLQCGDPTGTGTGGPGYSFPDELTGEETYGPGTLAMANAGPDTNGSQFFMVFDDSPLDPDYTVFGSISEEGLAVVQEVADAGAEGGAPDGPPAEPVEITGVTIG
- a CDS encoding aldo/keto reductase, with the translated sequence MDLPTYELNDGTTIPAVGFGTYPLSDDDGITAIQSALEVGYRLLDTAVNYGNETEVGEALRRSGVPREEVVLTSKLPGRHHGYDDAVASVHESLGRLGVEQIDLHLIHWPNPSVDSYVEAWRALVDCQREGLIRSVGVSNFTPTHLDRVIEATGVTPAVNQIELHPYFPQEQMRAENERRGIRTCSWSPLGKRQAPFTEPPVADAAERHGVTPGQVILRWQVQLGAVPLPKSATPERQRANLDVLGFALDDSEMAAVTGLARPDGRLFGGDPDTHEEM
- a CDS encoding DUF2695 domain-containing protein, which encodes MADPDESECLLCFLRRAVVEDGCAHDWAHAVRFRDVRVPAAVGLERRLQDVGARCDCTVLERGWWPERTLWQRDLDTDELTEPVPWPGCAGVGATSARPCAHWVRRTRWDVPSGW